One genomic segment of Manis pentadactyla isolate mManPen7 chromosome 1, mManPen7.hap1, whole genome shotgun sequence includes these proteins:
- the EPHB3 gene encoding ephrin type-B receptor 3 isoform X1, whose product MARARPPGRLQLFPPLLLLMLPAGCPALEETLMDTKWVTSELAWTSHPESGWEEVSGYDEAMNPIRTYQVCNVRELSQNNWLRTGFIWRRDVQRVYVELKFTVRDCNSIPNIPGSCKETFNLFYYEADSDVASASSPFWMENPYVKVDTIAPDESFSRLDDGRVNTKVRSFGPLSKAGFYLAFQDQGACMSLISVRAFYKKCASTTAGFALFPETLTGAEPTSLVIAPGTCIANAVEVSVPLKLYCNGDGEWMVPVGACTCATGHEPAAKESQCRPCPPGSYKAKQGEGPCLPCPPNSRTTSPAASICICHNNFYRADSDPADSACTTVPSPPRGVISNVNETSLILEWSEPRDLGGRDDLLYNVICKKCYGGPGSGGTSACSRCDDNVEFVPRQLGLTERQVHISHLLAHTRYTFEVQAVNGVSGKSPLPPRYAAVNITTNQAAPSEVPTLHLHSSSGSSLTLSWAPPERPNGVILDYEMKYFEKSEGIASTVTSQKNSVQLDGLRPDARYVVQVRARTVAGYGQYSHPAEFETTSERGSGAQQLQEQLPLIVGSATAGLVFVVAVVVIAVVCLRKQRHGSDSEYTEKLQQYIAPGMKVYIDPFTYEDPNEAVREFAKEIDVSCVKIEEVIGAGEFGEVCRGRLKQPGRREVFVAIKTLKVGYTERQRRDFLSEASIMGQFDHPNIIRLEGVVTKSRPVMILTEFMENCALDSFLRLNDGQFTVIQLVGMLRGIAAGMKYLSEMNYVHRDLAARNILVNSNLVCKVSDFGLSRFLEDDPSDPTYTSSLGGKIPIRWTAPEAIAYRKFTSASDVWSYGIVMWEVMSYGERPYWDMSNQDVINAVEQDYRLPPPMDCPTALHQLMLDCWVRDRNLRPKFSQIVNTLDKLIRNAASLKVIASTQSGMSQPLLDRTVPDYTTFTTVGDWLDAIKMGRYKESFISAGFASFDLVAQMTAEDLLRIGVTLAGHQKKILSSIQDMRLQMNQTLPVQV is encoded by the exons AGACCCTCATGGACACAAAATGGGTGACATCTGAGTTGGCATGGACATCTCATCCAGAAAGTGGG TGGGAAGAGGTGAGTGGCTATGATGAGGCCATGAACCCGATCCGCACGTACCAGGTGTGTAACGTGCGTGAGTTGAGCCAGAACAACTGGCTTCGTACAGGGTTCATCTGGCGGCGGGACGTGCAGCGGGTCTATGTGGAGCTCAAGTTCACCGTGCGTGATTGCAACAGCATCCCCAACATCCCTGGCTCCTGCAAGGAGACTTTCAATCTCTTCTACTACGAGGCTGACAGCGATGTGGCCTCGGCCTCTTCCCCCTTCTGGATGGAGAACCCTTATGTAAAAGTGGACACCATCGCACCTGATGAGAGTTTCTCACGGCTTGATGACGGCCGTGTCAACACCAAGGTGCGCAGCTTTGGACCACTCTCCAAGGCCGGCTTCTACTTGGCCTTCCAGGACCAGGGCGCCTGCATGTCGCTCATCTCTGTGCGTGCCTTCTACAAGAAGTGTGCGTCCACCACCGCAGGCTTCGCACTCTTCCCTGAGACCCTCACTGGGGCTGAGCCCACCTCTCTGGTCATTGCCCCTGGCACCTGCATCGCTAACGCTGTGGAGGTCTCGGTGCCACTCAAACTCTACTGCAACGGCGACGGGGAGTGGATGGTGCCTGTGGGTGCCTGCACCTGTGCTACCGGCCATGAGCCAGCTGCCAAGGAGTCCCAGTGCCGGC CCTGTCCTCCTGGGAGTTACAAGGCAAAGCAGGGAGAGGgaccctgcctcccctgcccccccAACAGCCGTACCACCTCACCAGCTGCCAGCATTTGCATCTGCCACAATAACTTCTACCGTGCAGACTCGGACCCCGCGGATAGTGCCTGTACCA CGGTGCCATCTCCGCCCCGGGGTGTGATCTCCAATGTAAATGAGACCTCACTGATCCTCGAGTGGAGTGAGCCCCGAGACCTGGGGGGCCGGGACGACCTCCTATACAACGTCATCTGCAAGAAGTGCTACGGGGGCCCTGGGTCCGGGGGCACCTCGGCCTGTTCACGCTGTGATGACAATGTAGAGTTTGTGCCTCGACAGCTGGGCCTGACAGAGCGCCAGGTCCACATCAGCCATCTGCTGGCCCATACGCGCTATACCTTTGAGGTGCAAGCAGTCAATGGTGTCTCGGGCAAGAGCCCTCTGCCCCCCCGCTACGCAGCTGTGAATATCACCACTAACCAGGCTG CCCCATCCGAAGTGCCTACACTGCACCTACACAGCAGCTCAGGCAGCAGCCTGACCCTGTCCTGGGCACCCCCAGAGCGGCCCAATGGAGTCATCCTGGACTATGAGATGAAGTACTTTGAGAAG AGTGAGGGCATCGCCTCCACGGTGACCAGCCAGAAGAACTCTGTGCAGCTGGATGGGCTGCGACCTGACGCCCGCTACGTGGTCCAGGTCCGTGCCCGCACGGTAGCTGGCTACGGGCAGTACAGCCACCCGGCCGAGTTTGAGACCACAAGTGAGAGAG GCTCTGGTGCCCAGCAGCTCCAGGAGCAGCTTCCCCTCATCGTGGGTTCTGCCACGGCCGGGCTTGTCTTCGTGGTGGCTGTCGTGGTCATTGCTGTCGTCTGCCTCAG GAAGCAGCGTCACGGCTCTGACTCGGAGTACACAGAGAAGCTGCAGCAGTATA TCGCTCCTGGAATGAAGGTTTATATAGACCCTTTTACCTATGAGGACCCTAATGAGGCTGTGCGGGAGTTTGCTAAGGAGATCGATGTGTCGTGCGTCAAGATCGAGGAGGTGATTGGAGCTG GGGAGTTTGGGGAAGTGTGCCGGGGTAGACTGAAACAGCCTGGACGCCGGGAGGTGTTTGTGGCCATCAAGACCCTGAAGGTGGGCTACACTGAGAGGCAGCGGCGGGACTTCCTAAGTGAGGCCTCCATCATGGGTCAGTTTGATCACCCCAACATAATCCGGCTGGAGGGCGTGGTCACCAAAAGTCGCCCAGTCATGATCCTCACTGAGTTCATGGAGAACTGTGCCCTGGACTCCTTCCTCCGG CTCAACGATGGACAGTTTACAGTCATCCAGCTGGTGGGCATGTTGCGGGGCATTGCTGCTGGCATGAAATACTTGTCTGAGATGAACTATGTGCACCGTGACCTGGCTGCCCGCAATATCCTTGTCAACAGCAACCTGGTCTGCAAAGTCTCGGACTTCGGTCTCTCCCGCTTCTTGGAGGATGATCCCTCTGATCCTACCTACACCAGCTCCCTG GGCGGGAAGATACCCATCCGCTGGACTGCCCCAGAGGCCATAGCCTATCGGAAGTTCACCTCTGCTAGTGATGTCTGGAGCTATGGAATCGTCATGTGGGAGGTCATGAGCTATGGAGAGCGACCCTACTGGGATATGAGCAACCAGGAT GTCATCAATGCTGTGGAGCAGGATTACCGGCTGCCTCCACCCATGGACTGCCCCACAGCACTGCACCAGCTCATGCTGGACTGCTGGGTGCGGGACCGGAACCTCAGGCCCAAATTCTCCCAGATTGTCAACACCCTAGACAAGCTTATCCGCAATGCTGCCAGCCTCAAGGTCATCGCCAGTACCCAGTCCGG CATGTCTCAGCCCCTCCTGGACCGCACGGTCCCAGATTACACGACCTTCACAACAGTTGGTGACTGGCTAGATGCTATCAAGATGGGGCGGTACAAAGAGAGCTTCATCAGTGCAGGGTTTGCATCGTTTGACCTGGTGGCCCAGATGACTGCAGA AGACCTACTCCGGATTGGGGTCACTTTGGCTGGCCACCAGAAGAAGATCCTCAGCAGTATACAGGACATGCGGCTGCAAATGAACCAGACGCTGCCCGTGCAGGTCTGA
- the EPHB3 gene encoding ephrin type-B receptor 3 isoform X3 has product MARARPPGRLQLFPPLLLLMLPAGCPALEETLMDTKWVTSELAWTSHPESGWEEVSGYDEAMNPIRTYQVCNVRELSQNNWLRTGFIWRRDVQRVYVELKFTVRDCNSIPNIPGSCKETFNLFYYEADSDVASASSPFWMENPYVKVDTIAPDESFSRLDDGRVNTKVRSFGPLSKAGFYLAFQDQGACMSLISVRAFYKKCASTTAGFALFPETLTGAEPTSLVIAPGTCIANAVEVSVPLKLYCNGDGEWMVPVGACTCATGHEPAAKESQCRPVPSPPRGVISNVNETSLILEWSEPRDLGGRDDLLYNVICKKCYGGPGSGGTSACSRCDDNVEFVPRQLGLTERQVHISHLLAHTRYTFEVQAVNGVSGKSPLPPRYAAVNITTNQAAPSEVPTLHLHSSSGSSLTLSWAPPERPNGVILDYEMKYFEKSEGIASTVTSQKNSVQLDGLRPDARYVVQVRARTVAGYGQYSHPAEFETTSERGSGAQQLQEQLPLIVGSATAGLVFVVAVVVIAVVCLRKQRHGSDSEYTEKLQQYIAPGMKVYIDPFTYEDPNEAVREFAKEIDVSCVKIEEVIGAGEFGEVCRGRLKQPGRREVFVAIKTLKVGYTERQRRDFLSEASIMGQFDHPNIIRLEGVVTKSRPVMILTEFMENCALDSFLRLNDGQFTVIQLVGMLRGIAAGMKYLSEMNYVHRDLAARNILVNSNLVCKVSDFGLSRFLEDDPSDPTYTSSLGGKIPIRWTAPEAIAYRKFTSASDVWSYGIVMWEVMSYGERPYWDMSNQDVINAVEQDYRLPPPMDCPTALHQLMLDCWVRDRNLRPKFSQIVNTLDKLIRNAASLKVIASTQSGMSQPLLDRTVPDYTTFTTVGDWLDAIKMGRYKESFISAGFASFDLVAQMTAEDLLRIGVTLAGHQKKILSSIQDMRLQMNQTLPVQV; this is encoded by the exons AGACCCTCATGGACACAAAATGGGTGACATCTGAGTTGGCATGGACATCTCATCCAGAAAGTGGG TGGGAAGAGGTGAGTGGCTATGATGAGGCCATGAACCCGATCCGCACGTACCAGGTGTGTAACGTGCGTGAGTTGAGCCAGAACAACTGGCTTCGTACAGGGTTCATCTGGCGGCGGGACGTGCAGCGGGTCTATGTGGAGCTCAAGTTCACCGTGCGTGATTGCAACAGCATCCCCAACATCCCTGGCTCCTGCAAGGAGACTTTCAATCTCTTCTACTACGAGGCTGACAGCGATGTGGCCTCGGCCTCTTCCCCCTTCTGGATGGAGAACCCTTATGTAAAAGTGGACACCATCGCACCTGATGAGAGTTTCTCACGGCTTGATGACGGCCGTGTCAACACCAAGGTGCGCAGCTTTGGACCACTCTCCAAGGCCGGCTTCTACTTGGCCTTCCAGGACCAGGGCGCCTGCATGTCGCTCATCTCTGTGCGTGCCTTCTACAAGAAGTGTGCGTCCACCACCGCAGGCTTCGCACTCTTCCCTGAGACCCTCACTGGGGCTGAGCCCACCTCTCTGGTCATTGCCCCTGGCACCTGCATCGCTAACGCTGTGGAGGTCTCGGTGCCACTCAAACTCTACTGCAACGGCGACGGGGAGTGGATGGTGCCTGTGGGTGCCTGCACCTGTGCTACCGGCCATGAGCCAGCTGCCAAGGAGTCCCAGTGCCGGC CGGTGCCATCTCCGCCCCGGGGTGTGATCTCCAATGTAAATGAGACCTCACTGATCCTCGAGTGGAGTGAGCCCCGAGACCTGGGGGGCCGGGACGACCTCCTATACAACGTCATCTGCAAGAAGTGCTACGGGGGCCCTGGGTCCGGGGGCACCTCGGCCTGTTCACGCTGTGATGACAATGTAGAGTTTGTGCCTCGACAGCTGGGCCTGACAGAGCGCCAGGTCCACATCAGCCATCTGCTGGCCCATACGCGCTATACCTTTGAGGTGCAAGCAGTCAATGGTGTCTCGGGCAAGAGCCCTCTGCCCCCCCGCTACGCAGCTGTGAATATCACCACTAACCAGGCTG CCCCATCCGAAGTGCCTACACTGCACCTACACAGCAGCTCAGGCAGCAGCCTGACCCTGTCCTGGGCACCCCCAGAGCGGCCCAATGGAGTCATCCTGGACTATGAGATGAAGTACTTTGAGAAG AGTGAGGGCATCGCCTCCACGGTGACCAGCCAGAAGAACTCTGTGCAGCTGGATGGGCTGCGACCTGACGCCCGCTACGTGGTCCAGGTCCGTGCCCGCACGGTAGCTGGCTACGGGCAGTACAGCCACCCGGCCGAGTTTGAGACCACAAGTGAGAGAG GCTCTGGTGCCCAGCAGCTCCAGGAGCAGCTTCCCCTCATCGTGGGTTCTGCCACGGCCGGGCTTGTCTTCGTGGTGGCTGTCGTGGTCATTGCTGTCGTCTGCCTCAG GAAGCAGCGTCACGGCTCTGACTCGGAGTACACAGAGAAGCTGCAGCAGTATA TCGCTCCTGGAATGAAGGTTTATATAGACCCTTTTACCTATGAGGACCCTAATGAGGCTGTGCGGGAGTTTGCTAAGGAGATCGATGTGTCGTGCGTCAAGATCGAGGAGGTGATTGGAGCTG GGGAGTTTGGGGAAGTGTGCCGGGGTAGACTGAAACAGCCTGGACGCCGGGAGGTGTTTGTGGCCATCAAGACCCTGAAGGTGGGCTACACTGAGAGGCAGCGGCGGGACTTCCTAAGTGAGGCCTCCATCATGGGTCAGTTTGATCACCCCAACATAATCCGGCTGGAGGGCGTGGTCACCAAAAGTCGCCCAGTCATGATCCTCACTGAGTTCATGGAGAACTGTGCCCTGGACTCCTTCCTCCGG CTCAACGATGGACAGTTTACAGTCATCCAGCTGGTGGGCATGTTGCGGGGCATTGCTGCTGGCATGAAATACTTGTCTGAGATGAACTATGTGCACCGTGACCTGGCTGCCCGCAATATCCTTGTCAACAGCAACCTGGTCTGCAAAGTCTCGGACTTCGGTCTCTCCCGCTTCTTGGAGGATGATCCCTCTGATCCTACCTACACCAGCTCCCTG GGCGGGAAGATACCCATCCGCTGGACTGCCCCAGAGGCCATAGCCTATCGGAAGTTCACCTCTGCTAGTGATGTCTGGAGCTATGGAATCGTCATGTGGGAGGTCATGAGCTATGGAGAGCGACCCTACTGGGATATGAGCAACCAGGAT GTCATCAATGCTGTGGAGCAGGATTACCGGCTGCCTCCACCCATGGACTGCCCCACAGCACTGCACCAGCTCATGCTGGACTGCTGGGTGCGGGACCGGAACCTCAGGCCCAAATTCTCCCAGATTGTCAACACCCTAGACAAGCTTATCCGCAATGCTGCCAGCCTCAAGGTCATCGCCAGTACCCAGTCCGG CATGTCTCAGCCCCTCCTGGACCGCACGGTCCCAGATTACACGACCTTCACAACAGTTGGTGACTGGCTAGATGCTATCAAGATGGGGCGGTACAAAGAGAGCTTCATCAGTGCAGGGTTTGCATCGTTTGACCTGGTGGCCCAGATGACTGCAGA AGACCTACTCCGGATTGGGGTCACTTTGGCTGGCCACCAGAAGAAGATCCTCAGCAGTATACAGGACATGCGGCTGCAAATGAACCAGACGCTGCCCGTGCAGGTCTGA
- the EPHB3 gene encoding ephrin type-B receptor 3 isoform X2: MDTKWVTSELAWTSHPESGWEEVSGYDEAMNPIRTYQVCNVRELSQNNWLRTGFIWRRDVQRVYVELKFTVRDCNSIPNIPGSCKETFNLFYYEADSDVASASSPFWMENPYVKVDTIAPDESFSRLDDGRVNTKVRSFGPLSKAGFYLAFQDQGACMSLISVRAFYKKCASTTAGFALFPETLTGAEPTSLVIAPGTCIANAVEVSVPLKLYCNGDGEWMVPVGACTCATGHEPAAKESQCRPCPPGSYKAKQGEGPCLPCPPNSRTTSPAASICICHNNFYRADSDPADSACTTVPSPPRGVISNVNETSLILEWSEPRDLGGRDDLLYNVICKKCYGGPGSGGTSACSRCDDNVEFVPRQLGLTERQVHISHLLAHTRYTFEVQAVNGVSGKSPLPPRYAAVNITTNQAAPSEVPTLHLHSSSGSSLTLSWAPPERPNGVILDYEMKYFEKSEGIASTVTSQKNSVQLDGLRPDARYVVQVRARTVAGYGQYSHPAEFETTSERGSGAQQLQEQLPLIVGSATAGLVFVVAVVVIAVVCLRKQRHGSDSEYTEKLQQYIAPGMKVYIDPFTYEDPNEAVREFAKEIDVSCVKIEEVIGAGEFGEVCRGRLKQPGRREVFVAIKTLKVGYTERQRRDFLSEASIMGQFDHPNIIRLEGVVTKSRPVMILTEFMENCALDSFLRLNDGQFTVIQLVGMLRGIAAGMKYLSEMNYVHRDLAARNILVNSNLVCKVSDFGLSRFLEDDPSDPTYTSSLGGKIPIRWTAPEAIAYRKFTSASDVWSYGIVMWEVMSYGERPYWDMSNQDVINAVEQDYRLPPPMDCPTALHQLMLDCWVRDRNLRPKFSQIVNTLDKLIRNAASLKVIASTQSGMSQPLLDRTVPDYTTFTTVGDWLDAIKMGRYKESFISAGFASFDLVAQMTAEDLLRIGVTLAGHQKKILSSIQDMRLQMNQTLPVQV; encoded by the exons ATGGACACAAAATGGGTGACATCTGAGTTGGCATGGACATCTCATCCAGAAAGTGGG TGGGAAGAGGTGAGTGGCTATGATGAGGCCATGAACCCGATCCGCACGTACCAGGTGTGTAACGTGCGTGAGTTGAGCCAGAACAACTGGCTTCGTACAGGGTTCATCTGGCGGCGGGACGTGCAGCGGGTCTATGTGGAGCTCAAGTTCACCGTGCGTGATTGCAACAGCATCCCCAACATCCCTGGCTCCTGCAAGGAGACTTTCAATCTCTTCTACTACGAGGCTGACAGCGATGTGGCCTCGGCCTCTTCCCCCTTCTGGATGGAGAACCCTTATGTAAAAGTGGACACCATCGCACCTGATGAGAGTTTCTCACGGCTTGATGACGGCCGTGTCAACACCAAGGTGCGCAGCTTTGGACCACTCTCCAAGGCCGGCTTCTACTTGGCCTTCCAGGACCAGGGCGCCTGCATGTCGCTCATCTCTGTGCGTGCCTTCTACAAGAAGTGTGCGTCCACCACCGCAGGCTTCGCACTCTTCCCTGAGACCCTCACTGGGGCTGAGCCCACCTCTCTGGTCATTGCCCCTGGCACCTGCATCGCTAACGCTGTGGAGGTCTCGGTGCCACTCAAACTCTACTGCAACGGCGACGGGGAGTGGATGGTGCCTGTGGGTGCCTGCACCTGTGCTACCGGCCATGAGCCAGCTGCCAAGGAGTCCCAGTGCCGGC CCTGTCCTCCTGGGAGTTACAAGGCAAAGCAGGGAGAGGgaccctgcctcccctgcccccccAACAGCCGTACCACCTCACCAGCTGCCAGCATTTGCATCTGCCACAATAACTTCTACCGTGCAGACTCGGACCCCGCGGATAGTGCCTGTACCA CGGTGCCATCTCCGCCCCGGGGTGTGATCTCCAATGTAAATGAGACCTCACTGATCCTCGAGTGGAGTGAGCCCCGAGACCTGGGGGGCCGGGACGACCTCCTATACAACGTCATCTGCAAGAAGTGCTACGGGGGCCCTGGGTCCGGGGGCACCTCGGCCTGTTCACGCTGTGATGACAATGTAGAGTTTGTGCCTCGACAGCTGGGCCTGACAGAGCGCCAGGTCCACATCAGCCATCTGCTGGCCCATACGCGCTATACCTTTGAGGTGCAAGCAGTCAATGGTGTCTCGGGCAAGAGCCCTCTGCCCCCCCGCTACGCAGCTGTGAATATCACCACTAACCAGGCTG CCCCATCCGAAGTGCCTACACTGCACCTACACAGCAGCTCAGGCAGCAGCCTGACCCTGTCCTGGGCACCCCCAGAGCGGCCCAATGGAGTCATCCTGGACTATGAGATGAAGTACTTTGAGAAG AGTGAGGGCATCGCCTCCACGGTGACCAGCCAGAAGAACTCTGTGCAGCTGGATGGGCTGCGACCTGACGCCCGCTACGTGGTCCAGGTCCGTGCCCGCACGGTAGCTGGCTACGGGCAGTACAGCCACCCGGCCGAGTTTGAGACCACAAGTGAGAGAG GCTCTGGTGCCCAGCAGCTCCAGGAGCAGCTTCCCCTCATCGTGGGTTCTGCCACGGCCGGGCTTGTCTTCGTGGTGGCTGTCGTGGTCATTGCTGTCGTCTGCCTCAG GAAGCAGCGTCACGGCTCTGACTCGGAGTACACAGAGAAGCTGCAGCAGTATA TCGCTCCTGGAATGAAGGTTTATATAGACCCTTTTACCTATGAGGACCCTAATGAGGCTGTGCGGGAGTTTGCTAAGGAGATCGATGTGTCGTGCGTCAAGATCGAGGAGGTGATTGGAGCTG GGGAGTTTGGGGAAGTGTGCCGGGGTAGACTGAAACAGCCTGGACGCCGGGAGGTGTTTGTGGCCATCAAGACCCTGAAGGTGGGCTACACTGAGAGGCAGCGGCGGGACTTCCTAAGTGAGGCCTCCATCATGGGTCAGTTTGATCACCCCAACATAATCCGGCTGGAGGGCGTGGTCACCAAAAGTCGCCCAGTCATGATCCTCACTGAGTTCATGGAGAACTGTGCCCTGGACTCCTTCCTCCGG CTCAACGATGGACAGTTTACAGTCATCCAGCTGGTGGGCATGTTGCGGGGCATTGCTGCTGGCATGAAATACTTGTCTGAGATGAACTATGTGCACCGTGACCTGGCTGCCCGCAATATCCTTGTCAACAGCAACCTGGTCTGCAAAGTCTCGGACTTCGGTCTCTCCCGCTTCTTGGAGGATGATCCCTCTGATCCTACCTACACCAGCTCCCTG GGCGGGAAGATACCCATCCGCTGGACTGCCCCAGAGGCCATAGCCTATCGGAAGTTCACCTCTGCTAGTGATGTCTGGAGCTATGGAATCGTCATGTGGGAGGTCATGAGCTATGGAGAGCGACCCTACTGGGATATGAGCAACCAGGAT GTCATCAATGCTGTGGAGCAGGATTACCGGCTGCCTCCACCCATGGACTGCCCCACAGCACTGCACCAGCTCATGCTGGACTGCTGGGTGCGGGACCGGAACCTCAGGCCCAAATTCTCCCAGATTGTCAACACCCTAGACAAGCTTATCCGCAATGCTGCCAGCCTCAAGGTCATCGCCAGTACCCAGTCCGG CATGTCTCAGCCCCTCCTGGACCGCACGGTCCCAGATTACACGACCTTCACAACAGTTGGTGACTGGCTAGATGCTATCAAGATGGGGCGGTACAAAGAGAGCTTCATCAGTGCAGGGTTTGCATCGTTTGACCTGGTGGCCCAGATGACTGCAGA AGACCTACTCCGGATTGGGGTCACTTTGGCTGGCCACCAGAAGAAGATCCTCAGCAGTATACAGGACATGCGGCTGCAAATGAACCAGACGCTGCCCGTGCAGGTCTGA